In Fluviicola taffensis DSM 16823, the following are encoded in one genomic region:
- a CDS encoding methyltransferase RsmF C-terminal domain-like protein produces MTETNLPEAFVKRVSNDPFLGTALLDALNAEQPISIRMNSLKGEPVLTNLEAIPWSKNGFYLAERPSFTLDPHFHGGRYYPQEAGSQFIDSILRNIELPLHPIILDLCAAPGGKSTLIADYLNGRGLLIANEVIQARSKILKENLTKWGTKNTLVSNNDPSDFEALKNLFDCILIDAPCSGEGMFRKDLGARNEWSEESVNMCAARQKRIVMDVWDSLKPGGFLIYSTCTFNEQENEENASWILQQVDAQIVSLQIPSAKKGRNGIGHYALPSELKTEGFFFVVIQKNGEERIQKNKSKKKSTLTRIKPESWVSEWTSITDSEFIQWNNYLFAIPVGQSELFEQLHSNLRIIKMGTELGEISRKGLIPHEALALDHSLLSSEIPDISLTKDQALHYLKGETFHLEGTQGFNTVSFEGTKLGWIKHLGNRFNNLYPKEWRIRMRID; encoded by the coding sequence ATGACAGAAACGAATCTTCCAGAAGCATTTGTAAAGCGAGTTAGTAACGATCCGTTTCTCGGAACTGCCTTACTTGATGCATTGAATGCAGAACAACCCATTTCTATTCGAATGAATTCATTGAAAGGAGAACCTGTTCTTACAAATCTAGAAGCAATTCCATGGTCTAAAAATGGATTCTATTTAGCCGAAAGGCCAAGTTTCACCTTAGACCCTCATTTTCATGGCGGACGTTATTATCCCCAAGAAGCTGGCTCTCAATTTATCGATTCTATTTTAAGAAATATTGAATTACCGCTTCATCCAATCATTTTAGATTTATGCGCTGCTCCAGGTGGAAAAAGTACACTTATTGCAGATTATCTCAATGGTCGTGGATTATTAATCGCAAACGAAGTCATTCAAGCTCGATCAAAAATCCTGAAAGAAAACCTCACAAAATGGGGTACGAAAAATACGTTAGTTAGCAACAACGACCCCTCAGATTTTGAAGCACTAAAAAATCTTTTTGATTGTATATTAATTGATGCTCCATGTTCTGGAGAAGGAATGTTTCGCAAAGATTTAGGAGCTCGAAATGAATGGTCTGAAGAATCCGTTAATATGTGTGCAGCTCGACAAAAACGAATTGTGATGGACGTTTGGGATTCTTTAAAGCCTGGTGGATTTTTAATTTACTCAACCTGCACCTTTAACGAGCAAGAGAACGAGGAAAATGCTTCATGGATTCTCCAGCAAGTAGACGCTCAAATCGTGTCATTACAAATTCCTTCTGCAAAGAAAGGGCGAAATGGAATCGGACACTACGCTTTACCATCTGAATTAAAGACAGAAGGATTTTTCTTTGTGGTTATTCAAAAAAATGGGGAAGAACGCATTCAGAAGAATAAATCCAAGAAAAAAAGTACGTTAACTCGTATTAAACCAGAAAGCTGGGTCAGCGAATGGACTTCTATCACAGATTCTGAATTCATACAATGGAATAACTACCTGTTTGCAATTCCAGTTGGTCAATCCGAATTATTCGAACAGCTTCATTCCAATTTACGCATTATTAAAATGGGAACGGAATTGGGAGAGATTTCCCGTAAAGGATTGATTCCACATGAAGCTTTAGCCTTGGATCATTCCTTACTTTCATCTGAAATCCCTGATATCTCTTTAACGAAAGATCAAGCTTTGCATTATTTGAAAGGCGAAACATTCCATTTAGAAGGAACGCAAGGATTCAACACCGTTTCTTTTGAAGGAACCAAACTGGGTTGGATTAAACATTTGGGAAATCGGTTCAATAATTTGTATCCTAAAGAATGGCGAATCAGAATGCGGATTGATTAA